In Cucurbita pepo subsp. pepo cultivar mu-cu-16 chromosome LG04, ASM280686v2, whole genome shotgun sequence, the following are encoded in one genomic region:
- the LOC111792494 gene encoding expansin-like A1 isoform X2 → MGLFLPLLLLFFLASSALGCDRCLHHSKTAYISNDSTLSSGACGYGSLALGFLDGHLAAGVPSLYKEGVRCGACYQMRCKDKKLCSTAGTKLILTDLNLHTNRTDLVLSKKAFSALAQKGQHYNIFKRTSLEVEYKRIPCEYKKQNLSVRIEESSQKPHHMAIKFLYQGGFGKYVLHEQKAWDGGVGNRHGTGGGGGVSTKSDFRVRRDVGDGGAGSSGGLEAGDDLRPWSSDGCHCQRTREL, encoded by the exons ATGGGCTTatttcttccccttcttctATTGTTCTTCCTCGCCTCATCGGCGCTTGGCTGTGATCGCTGTCTCCACCACTCCAAGACTGCCTATATCTCAAATGATTCAACACTTTCAT CTGGGGCTTGTGGCTATGGCTCCTTAGCCCTTGGCTTCCTCGACGGACACCTCGCTGCTGGCGTGCCGTCCCTTTACAAGGAGGGCGTTCGTTGTGGTGCATGCTATCAG ATGAGGTGCAAAGACAAGAAACTTTGCAGCACAGCTGGGACCAAACTCATTTTGACTGATCTGAATCTACACACCAATAGAACTGATCTTGTTTTGAGTAAGAAAGCTTTTTCTGCGTTGGCTCAAAAGGGCCAACATTACAATATCTTCAAGCGCACGAGTCTCGAGGTTGAATACAAGAG GATACCATGTgaatacaaaaaacaaaatctgtCAGTAAGAATTGAAGAGTCAAGCCAAAAGCCCCATCACATGGCTATTAAGTTCCTATATCAAG GTGGATTCGGGAAGTACGTTCTTCATGAGCAGAAGGCATGGGACGGCGGTGTGGGAAATAGACACGGCACCGGAGGCGGCGGTGGTGTTTCAACTAAGAGTGATTTCAGGGTTCGACGGGATGTGGGTGACGGCGGAGCGGGTAGTTCCGGCGGACTGGAAGCCGGGGATGATCTACGACCTTGGAGTTCAGATGGATGCCATTGCCAAAGGACAAGAGAGCTGTAG
- the LOC111792494 gene encoding expansin-like A2 isoform X1, with protein MGLFLPLLLLFFLASSALGCDRCLHHSKTAYISNDSTLSSGACGYGSLALGFLDGHLAAGVPSLYKEGVRCGACYQMRCKDKKLCSTAGTKLILTDLNLHTNRTDLVLSKKAFSALAQKGQHYNIFKRTSLEVEYKRIPCEYKKQNLSVRIEESSQKPHHMAIKFLYQGGQTDILLVHLRPVDSGSTFFMSRRHGTAVWEIDTAPEAAVVFQLRVISGFDGMWVTAERVVPADWKPGMIYDLGVQMDAIAKGQESCRKCDEGHW; from the exons ATGGGCTTatttcttccccttcttctATTGTTCTTCCTCGCCTCATCGGCGCTTGGCTGTGATCGCTGTCTCCACCACTCCAAGACTGCCTATATCTCAAATGATTCAACACTTTCAT CTGGGGCTTGTGGCTATGGCTCCTTAGCCCTTGGCTTCCTCGACGGACACCTCGCTGCTGGCGTGCCGTCCCTTTACAAGGAGGGCGTTCGTTGTGGTGCATGCTATCAG ATGAGGTGCAAAGACAAGAAACTTTGCAGCACAGCTGGGACCAAACTCATTTTGACTGATCTGAATCTACACACCAATAGAACTGATCTTGTTTTGAGTAAGAAAGCTTTTTCTGCGTTGGCTCAAAAGGGCCAACATTACAATATCTTCAAGCGCACGAGTCTCGAGGTTGAATACAAGAG GATACCATGTgaatacaaaaaacaaaatctgtCAGTAAGAATTGAAGAGTCAAGCCAAAAGCCCCATCACATGGCTATTAAGTTCCTATATCAAGGTGGGCAGACTGATATTCTACTGGTTCACCTACGTCCG GTGGATTCGGGAAGTACGTTCTTCATGAGCAGAAGGCATGGGACGGCGGTGTGGGAAATAGACACGGCACCGGAGGCGGCGGTGGTGTTTCAACTAAGAGTGATTTCAGGGTTCGACGGGATGTGGGTGACGGCGGAGCGGGTAGTTCCGGCGGACTGGAAGCCGGGGATGATCTACGACCTTGGAGTTCAGATGGATGCCATTGCCAAAGGACAAGAGAGCTGTAGAAAATGTGATGAAGGGCATTGGTGA
- the LOC111792495 gene encoding expansin-like A2, with product MAFFLPLLFLSLVSSAAACDRCLHHAKAAFYQVESDGELRGACGYGNLTLELSNGYFSAITAALYGHGAGCGTCFRVRCKNKEMCNKEGTKIVVTDGNESSQTGLVISKKAFSEMALSGKEELLIIEGVVDVQFKRVPCEHKDKNLMVRVEEMSKYPTYLAIKLLYQGGQTEIASMEIAKVGESNWAPMARNYGAVWNSKHHVPEGPLQLRFMVTSGFDKKWIETKSVLPADWRHGQIYDTRIQINDMAKESCSNDKCADEHWA from the exons ATGGCTTTCTTCCTCCCTCTACTCTTCCTTTCTCTTGTCTCCTCCGCCGCTGCCTGTGATCGTTGTCTTCATCACGCCAAAGCCGCCTTCTACCAGGTCGAGTCCGACGGTGAAC TTAGAGGCGCCTGTGGCTATGGCAATCTCACCTTGGAGCTCTCAAATGGCTACTTCTCGGCTATCACGGCTGCTCTTTACGGCCACGGTGCTGGTTGTGGCACCTGCTTTCGT GTAAGGTGTAAAAACAAGGAAATGTGCAACAAAGAAGGCACCAAGATTGTTGTAACGGATGGCAATGAGAGCTCTCAAACAGGCCTTGTAATTAGCAAGAAGGCTTTTAGTGAAATGGCTTTGAGTGGCAAAGAGGAATTGCTTATTATTGAAGGAGTTGTGGACGTTCAATTCAAAAG ggTTCCTTGTGAGCACAAAGACAAGAACTTGATGGTTAGAGTGGAAGAGATGAGCAAATATCCCACTTATTTAGCCATCAAATTGCTTTACCAAGGTGGCCAAACCGAGATAGCAAGCATGGAGATCGCTAAG GTGGGTGAATCGAATTGGGCTCCGATGGCTCGCAACTATGGAGCTGTTTGGAACTCGAAACATCACGTACCTGAAGGACCATTGCAATTGCGGTTTATGGTGACTTCTGGATTTGATAAGAAGTGGATCGAGACAAAGTCTGTGCTTCCTGCTGATTGGAGACATGGGCAAATTTACGATACTCGAATTCAAATCAACGACATGGCTAAAGAGAGTTGTTCAAATGATAAGTGTGCCGATGAGCATTGGGCTTAG